The genome window tgataataatatGGGTATTCCAGTATTTATCCACTTAACAAAGCCTTATTCGTTTTGTAGCCTTTCTTTTACATACGCATTAACTTGAAAAATACTCGAATGAAAATTTGTgcttgcaataaaaataaatataaggtATCGTAAGACTGACACCGATAATTTTTGTTGATAAGTCATATTTTAAATCAATTGATGTGGCAACGCTGCGGCTTTCGTGGTGAATGGCATTTGTAGTAACAACATTGCATTCAAgcacaattttaataaattgtaaataaaaaacgCCTTCAACATGTCCTCCGTGCTGCAATTGGCCACCAGGACAGTCCGAAGTACCCTTGTTCAAGTGCGCGGCGTGGCCACCACAATGCCAAggcaaataaaagaaagtGAGTTTACAGAGACCTCTGTGAAGTGTTTCATAACCCCTCAAGTGTATGGACatctttaaaattaattcgaTTTTCTGTTCAATGTCATTTCCAGTTCAGGAGAAGCAGGAGAACAATGTAAAGATTATCGAGGGCGTTAATGTGGAATCACCGCGTGCTAACCTGATGCTTAAATCCGCCTGCCAGACCAAGTTTTGCCCGGAATGCACCTTGGGCCTGGACATCAAGCACACAGATGTGCTAATCCTGTCACAGTATGTACGCTCCGACGGCTGCATGCTGCCCAGAAGGATCACCGGACTGTGCCATCGGCAGCAGAAGAAGATGGGCACTCTGGTGACCATGGCCCAGAAGGCGGGACTGATGCCAAATCTGGCGCCCGAGTGGAGCAAAAGAGATCCCAAGAAGCGCTTCGGCTGGCGCAAGTTCAACAAGTACTTCCTGGAGTCCACAATTAAATACTAGTgttaaatacaataaatgttGTTAATAGAAAATATGATTGTGGTTATAGTTGTCTTTAAATTGTCTGGGaacaattttcatatttgttttctttttctattgaACTGCCGCCTTTTTcgatatataaaaaatactcttaattttaatattacgacttgcaattatttttttcaatatGTTCAGTGCGCCGTATTTTTTGCTTGACAAATTTGGTCACACTACGCCGGCGTCGctttttataatttctttgTTCCCGCGGCTTTTCAAAGCTTCTTCTGCATTAAAATGAGTTATTTAAGCAACGGCGAAACAGTTCATGTGGAAGTTTGCCTGCGAGGTAACGATGCGTGAGTACCACCCGTCCACAGATgggattttcaattaattatcAATTTTTCCAGTCGCCCTAATGCAATTCGCACCAATGTTGAGACAGCCCTAATAACATATTTTCAGACGGCAAAAAAATTGCCTAGAAATGTGGCATTCCTGCCGGATCTCGCAGCTCAGCAAACTGAACATGTGAAGTCTGTTCTCCTGGAGCGCGACAATGGCGGGGTGCAGCCTCTAAAGGTCGACGAGACCAAATTTCGCTTCCATTTCTATGCCACTAAGCCGGAGGAAGGGCAACTTGGTCTGTTTTCGGGCGAAGAAGGCTCGGATGGCATCGATAGCATCGTGGCGGCCAGTCATGCGCTTCTGCCAGCCGCTCAGTTTGTGGGTCTGTGGGAGAACCTCATATACGAGACAGGACTCAAGGAAAAGGTGAGAATGGAGTATGCATAGTTTTCATTTATGGTTTTATCAAGGAAATCATTTTTTCCAGCTTCTAAAGTTTGCTCTTTCGGCACTGATGTTCTCTGAACACCGTGTGGACACGAATGTGATTGCCTGTAACCGCCTGATACTGCTCCACGGACCACCTGGAACAGGAAAGACGAGCCTTTGCAAGGCCCTGGCCCAGAAGTTGGCTATCCGTACTCAAGGCAGCTATGCTTACACGCACCTGGTGGAGATAAACAGTCACAGCCTGTTCTCAAAGTGGTTCTCTGAGAGCGGCAAGCTAGTGGCGCAATTGTTTGTCAAGATTGCAGAGCTGATCTCCGATCCCAACAACCTGGTATGCGTGCTGATCGACGAGGTTGAGTCGCTGGCGTACGCCAGGAGTGCCATGTCTAGTAATGAACCAAGAGATGCCATGCGTGTGGTAAATGCGGTGCTCACCCAGCTGGATTCCATTAAGGCTTGTCCCAACGTACTGATCCTGGCCACATCTAATCTGGCTCAGACCATTGATCTGGCCTTCGTGGATCGCGCCGATATCCGACTCTTCATTGGTTATCCCGGCATTTCCGCTATCCGAGAAATATACAAGGGCATGCTGTCTGAGCTAATGTCGGCGGGAGTTCTGCAGCGCGAAGTTCTGGAGTCGGAGGACGCCGAGGAGGGTTTGCTGTCGCAATTGTCTGAGCGCAGCGTTGGGCTAAGTGGCCGCACATTGCGGAAGCTGCCTCTTTTGGCCCATGCCCAGTACACCAGCGGCGCTCTGTTCGAGATGAACCAGAAGATCAGTCTATCGGACTTCCTGGACGCCATGTTGGAGGCCCTGGAGCAGCATTTGGCCGAGCAACGCCTACTGAAACTGGAGTCCATGGAGCAGCTGTAAAGCAAGACCGAGACACAgactgaaaatgaaaaatgaaattacTAAACCCACTCTATGTTCATCAAATGCGATACTTTGTAAACTTCAATTTGCTGCTATGAAAAACAATCCGATGCAGAGGCACGGGTCCAATCCCCATTCTGTTTGCTGCCTCGTTTCATTTGCACACGACACAGAGATTTTCCCATTTCTTTATCCGGCTTTTGATGTGAAAATCAAGCGTGAAATCTTGTTATTTGCTTGCAAGCCCCTACATCCCATCCACTGCCCACCTACTCCACCCTTCTTCACATCGATATGCACGGACATCGGACCCTACGCAATCTCAGCACTTTTGCCTCGTCTGTCCTTCACATTGGAGTGCAGGAGTACTCTCAAGTCCGGCACACAACGAAGCTATCGGATGCTGCTGTCCCTGCTGCCGAAGCATGGGGTGGTATGTTCGGTGGGCAGGGACACACCCACTATTTGCAGGACCAAGTGACGACTAATCAAATTTTTTGACGATTTGATTCTGTGTTGATGCTGCCTGTTGATCCGTATCATCCATTTGGGAGCCACTCAGTCAATCGCAGTCGTTGCATTAGCTTAGTCGCATAATattgaaatatgtatgtatgtaggtgGAGTTTTGCCAAATTGAGTTTCCCTATCAACTGCTAATTGGCTTGAAAAGGATATTTAAATGCTGAGAAGGGGGTGTGGTTACAAAATTAGTatcaatcaaataaaaatgtattgtgAAATTTTGTTGAATATTTAAGTTCCTAGCACTCACTCTTTAAAGGTGTGTTGTTGCGGGGTGACTTTAATTAAATCAGGACAAATACCCATCCTTATTTGCTCATTGGATTGGATACTAGGGGGACAGGTGGTGGCAATAAACCAGAAGACAGTAAAAATAGGATGGGAAATGGCGCCATCGAATTATGTGAACGGATAGCTGCAGGGCTAATAAAATGTAGATGTGTGCTCAGGAGTGGGAAAGTGCGATAAACCGGATTCCTGTTGATGAAAATGTGATGCCATGCTCATGTGTGATTCCACCCATTGTGTCCTGCTGCCAGGACATATAAAATATACGAGGTTTATTAGTCACACGGCTACGAGTTCGTATCAGCATCTAAATGGCCAGCAGTTAAAGGAACCTGAAAATgcaatattttctatttttataatGATG of Drosophila mauritiana strain mau12 chromosome 3R, ASM438214v1, whole genome shotgun sequence contains these proteins:
- the LOC117144727 gene encoding pachytene checkpoint protein 2 homolog; protein product: MSYLSNGETVHVEVCLRGNDARPNAIRTNVETALITYFQTAKKLPRNVAFLPDLAAQQTEHVKSVLLERDNGGVQPLKVDETKFRFHFYATKPEEGQLGLFSGEEGSDGIDSIVAASHALLPAAQFVGLWENLIYETGLKEKLLKFALSALMFSEHRVDTNVIACNRLILLHGPPGTGKTSLCKALAQKLAIRTQGSYAYTHLVEINSHSLFSKWFSESGKLVAQLFVKIAELISDPNNLVCVLIDEVESLAYARSAMSSNEPRDAMRVVNAVLTQLDSIKACPNVLILATSNLAQTIDLAFVDRADIRLFIGYPGISAIREIYKGMLSELMSAGVLQREVLESEDAEEGLLSQLSERSVGLSGRTLRKLPLLAHAQYTSGALFEMNQKISLSDFLDAMLEALEQHLAEQRLLKLESMEQL
- the LOC117142841 gene encoding 28S ribosomal protein S18a, mitochondrial; translated protein: MSSVLQLATRTVRSTLVQVRGVATTMPRQIKEIQEKQENNVKIIEGVNVESPRANLMLKSACQTKFCPECTLGLDIKHTDVLILSQYVRSDGCMLPRRITGLCHRQQKKMGTLVTMAQKAGLMPNLAPEWSKRDPKKRFGWRKFNKYFLESTIKY